One part of the Pecten maximus chromosome 9, xPecMax1.1, whole genome shotgun sequence genome encodes these proteins:
- the LOC117335196 gene encoding IQ domain-containing protein H-like isoform X3 — translation MTEIETRPEEVGQILLKVQDDIRQLRDRINHGDGGSINIKDLESALAKTEEGLQMKTEQVINHYNNKVQTLPTALSTRFDPGMVAMEQTWDLKTKAKSEMKRVQDQQYLAREKLRQPQPPGSLLPKRQQVQVSGPSPGQQTKHMLTLRAVLNPMHGQNRQSLNDNFGIQLPLIPQRVENKNIPRPIIGTTVEPLAVLPRANRVDPQIAPPPISEDDARKGILSLLERGLIPPAAELTLDPSPVRHKTAPLHDPHVKTKAPQPEMSHSLAGVKLDITPTKKAEIDDNVTRIPIVPPHPLSAHSTETRTPSAKTRATSASMPQIKTPATLKTFDLPLQPMDQYYGPPPTTPASGDIKHLTHRFAIQNGKIRDTSAEFLSFKQHYCLTWGSIVSMIKHLEKMTQEFSVPIAFINGDKLADLSLEFELEKAPSLDDLLAVIVNREDVEVIMNRPGRRYKGPNGKNVAATRIQSSWRMFRDRSEYLEYRKKKWAAGVIAISWIMNIKMSQVKQKLKQSREDQLEAFRRRAKKFAMSWDRIKQSKRVIIHVSSLGLSQNIRDTIHEFGIRQNTQMARLCDIRDPNVDVIFISPVPLSEETLQYYSKLLGLKAAIDSGNVEDQCVMSERYRIITPDAIKSFPTHRMCLSTLLKYSPRTIKRIKNLIKGREAYMVSGVPHSDDLAVADELDVPILSPEPEVAHLYSTKSGCKRIFASANVDLPPSEYDVYSLGQLHECLAQLVTENLMVKRWLFKLDDEFDGRGIAYCDVTEHLQCYPWALKESRRYGEKWNKKWAQEAAYIKIHAEIADVLHANAKPVQTSIYGTWDTFLEAFLSQGGVIEACPPSESITTLTVDMMIEPNGKYNIVSCGDQIHAETPFSCWGVSVPQSSVEPDVLNVACKKIAEACKTRGILGYFSVDFVTFIDPKTMDQRLWALDLSLHYSDSLAMFQLMSYVSNGVLDPVKHVLNVPMNKQEKRQRRRRLAGQEEEQEPNTSRFGVMSTRLLHTNLAVVHYSVFFQMCRAHGIGYDIKEKQGTVFTLIDSFNRERLGMLTIGDNLQGALATFARNMSVIHQEISAPNMQGETNFKSAIEDVEGILGTTIENADEPEEETNEQS, via the exons GTACAAGATGATATCCGCCAGCTCCGAGATAGAATTAATCATGGGGACGGGGGCAGTATTAACATCAAGGATCTGGAAAGTGCCCTAGCCAAAACTGAAGAAGGCCTACAG atgAAGACAGAACAGGTGATTAACCATTACAACAACAAGGTTCAGACCCTGCCCACAGCTCTCAGCACCAGGTTTGACCCTGGAATGGTGGCTATGGAGCAAACCTGGGACCTCAAAACCAAGGCCAAGTCAGAGATGAAGAGAGTTCAGGATCAGCAATACCTTGCCAG GGAGAAGCTAAGACAGCCACAACCTCCAGGGTCATTGTTACCAAAACGACAACAGGTCCAGGTTTCAGGACCGTCACCAGGGCAACAG ACAAAACACATGTTAACACTAAGAGCTGTGCTGAACCCAATGCATGGACAAAACCGACAATCTCTCAACGACAACTTTGGTATCCAACTTCCTCTTATACCACAGCGTGTAGAAAACAAG AATATCCCACGACCGATTATAGGAACCACAGTAGAACCACTGGCAGTTTTACCACGAGCCAATAGGGTAGACCCACAG ATTGCCCCTCCCCCTATATCTGAAGACGATGCTAGGAAAGGTATCCTGAGTTTACTTGAGAGGGGTTTGATCCCACCCGCAGCAGAGCTAACCTTAGACCCTTCACCAGTCCGACACAAGACTGCCCCCCTCCACGACCCACATGTAAAAACTAAAGCACCTCAGCCAG AAATGTCGCATAGCCTAGCAGGAGTAAAATTAGACATAACGCCAACAAAGAAAGCAGAAATTGATGATAATGTGACGCGGATACCCATAGTCCCTCCGCACCCATTGTCTGCCCATAGTACGGAGACCAGGACCCCCTCGGCGAAGACTAGAGCTACCTCTGCCTCTATGCCACAAATAAAGACACCAGCCACCCTTAAAACCTTTGATCTTCCACTTCAGCCGATG GATCAATATTATGGG CCACCACCTACAACCCCCGCTAGTGGTGACATCAAACACCTTACCCACAGGTTCGCCATCCAGAATGGAAAAATACGGGACACGTCTGCCGAGTTTTTGTCTTTCAAACAGCACTATTGTCTGACCTGGGGAAG tattgtatcgATGATCAAACACCTGGAGAAGATGACACAAGAATTCAGTGTTCCTATTGCCTTCATCAATGGAGACAA ACTTGCTGACCTATCTCTGGAGTTTGAGTTGGAGAAAGCTCCAAGTTTAGATGATCTATTGGCTGTCATTGTCAATCGAGAGGATGTGGAGGTCATCATGAACCGACCC gGGAGACGATATAAGGGGCCTAATGGGAAAAATGTGGCAGCAACTCGTATCCAGTCATCTTGGAGGATGTTCCGGGATCGTTCTGAGTACCTCGAATATCGTAAGAAGAAGTGGGCAGCAGGTGTTATTGCCATTTCTTGGATCATGAACATAAAGATGTCACAGGTCAAACAGAAACTCAAACAGAGTCGAGAAGATCAACTGGAGGCATTCAGGCGTAGGGCAAAG AAATTTGCAATGTCCTGGGACAGAATTAAGCAGTCTAAGCGAGTGATTATCCATGTGTCCTCCCTAGGACTGTCTCAGAACATTAGAGACACCATCCACGAGTTTGGGATTCGACAGAACACACAGATGGCCCGACTCTGTGATATTCGGG ACCCCAATGTGGATGTAATATTCATCTCGCCGGTACCCCTCAGTGAGGAAACCCTCCAATACTACAGCAAACTGCTGGGCCTGAAGGCAGCCATCGACTCCGGAAATGTCGAGGACCAGTGTGTCATGTCTGAGCGGTATCGCATCATCACTCCAGACGCTATCAAGAGCTTCCCA ACCCATAGGATGTGTCTGTCCACACTCCTCAAGTACAGTCCACGCACCATTAAACGTATAAAAAACTTGATAAAGGGGCGTGAGGCATATATGGTGTCAGGTGTGCCCCACAGTGATGATCTGGCTGTGGCTGATGAGCTGGACGTACCAATCCTGTCACCGGAGCCGGAGGTGGCACACCTATACTCCACTAAGTCTGGCTGTAAGAGGATCTTTGCCAGTGCTAATGTAGACCTTCCTCCCAGTGAATACGATGTGTATAGCCTAGGACAG TTACATGAATGTCTGGCCCAACTAGTTACGGAAAACCTCATGGTGAAGCGCTGGCTATTTAAGCTTGATGATGAGTTTGACGGACGTGGCATTGCATATTGTGATGTGACAGAACACCTGCAGTGTTACCCATGGGCGCTTAAGGAGTCACGGCGGTATGGGGAGAAGTGGAATAAAAAGTGGGCACAG GAAGCAGCTTATATTAAAATCCATGCAGAAATTGCAGATGTATTACATGCAAATGCCAAACCAGTCCAAACAAGTATTTATGGGACCTGGGATACATTCTTAGAGGCCTTTCTCAGTCAAG GTGGAGTGATTGAGGCATGCCCGCCCTCAGAGAGCATCACAACATTAACGGTGGACATGATGATTGAGCCAAACGGTAAATACAACATTGTGAGTTGTGGTGACCAGATCCACGCCGAGACACCCTTCAGTTGTTGGGGTGTATCAGTACCTCAGTCCTCTGTAGAACCGGATGTACTCAACGTCGCCTGTAAAAAAATTGCAGAGGCCTGCAAAACTAGGGGTATTCTGGGATACTTCTCCGTCGACTTTGTGACATTTATAGATCCTAAAACT ATGGATCAACGACTGTGGGCGTTAGATCTAAGTCTACATTACAGCGACAGCCTGGCCATGTTCCAGCTCATGTCTTATGTCAGTAATGGTGTCCTTGATCCAGTCAAGCATGTCCTCAATGTTCCGATGAATAAGCAAGAGAAACGCCAGAGGAGGCGACGACTTGCTGGCCAGGAAGAGGAG CAAGAGCCTAACACAAGTCGGTTTGGAGTGATGAGTACCCGCCTGTTACACACAAACTTGGCCGTCGTCCACTACAGTGTGTTCTTCCAGATGTGTCGGGCTCATGGCATTGGTTACGATATCAAG gaGAAGCAAGGAACAGTATTTACTCTGATTGACAGTTTCAACAGGGAAAGGTTGGGTATGTT AACCATTGGTGACAATCTACAAGGAGCCCTGGCTACATTTGCTAGGAACATGTCGGTGATTCATCAGGAGATCTCCGCACCCAACATGCAGGGTGAAACCAACTTTAAG AGTGCAATAGAAGATGTTGAGGGAATTCTGGGTACAACTATTGAGAATGCAGATGAACCAGAAGAGGAAACAAATGAACAGTCGTGA
- the LOC117335196 gene encoding IQ domain-containing protein H-like isoform X1, translating into MTEIETRPEEVGQILLKVQDDIRQLRDRINHGDGGSINIKDLESALAKTEEGLQMKTEQVINHYNNKVQTLPTALSTRFDPGMVAMEQTWDLKTKAKSEMKRVQDQQYLAREKLRQPQPPGSLLPKRQQVQVSGPSPGQQTKHMLTLRAVLNPMHGQNRQSLNDNFGIQLPLIPQRVENKNIPRPIIGTTVEPLAVLPRANRVDPQIAPPPISEDDARKGILSLLERGLIPPAAELTLDPSPVRHKTAPLHDPHVKTKAPQPEMSHSLAGVKLDITPTKKAEIDDNVTRIPIVPPHPLSAHSTETRTPSAKTRATSASMPQIKTPATLKTFDLPLQPMPTTLPSPSPDQSDGHSPINNAAIRSASSKRGYRFLFSPPPTTPASGDIKHLTHRFAIQNGKIRDTSAEFLSFKQHYCLTWGSIVSMIKHLEKMTQEFSVPIAFINGDKLADLSLEFELEKAPSLDDLLAVIVNREDVEVIMNRPGRRYKGPNGKNVAATRIQSSWRMFRDRSEYLEYRKKKWAAGVIAISWIMNIKMSQVKQKLKQSREDQLEAFRRRAKKFAMSWDRIKQSKRVIIHVSSLGLSQNIRDTIHEFGIRQNTQMARLCDIRDPNVDVIFISPVPLSEETLQYYSKLLGLKAAIDSGNVEDQCVMSERYRIITPDAIKSFPTHRMCLSTLLKYSPRTIKRIKNLIKGREAYMVSGVPHSDDLAVADELDVPILSPEPEVAHLYSTKSGCKRIFASANVDLPPSEYDVYSLGQLHECLAQLVTENLMVKRWLFKLDDEFDGRGIAYCDVTEHLQCYPWALKESRRYGEKWNKKWAQEAAYIKIHAEIADVLHANAKPVQTSIYGTWDTFLEAFLSQGGVIEACPPSESITTLTVDMMIEPNGKYNIVSCGDQIHAETPFSCWGVSVPQSSVEPDVLNVACKKIAEACKTRGILGYFSVDFVTFIDPKTMDQRLWALDLSLHYSDSLAMFQLMSYVSNGVLDPVKHVLNVPMNKQEKRQRRRRLAGQEEEQEPNTSRFGVMSTRLLHTNLAVVHYSVFFQMCRAHGIGYDIKEKQGTVFTLIDSFNRERLGMLTIGDNLQGALATFARNMSVIHQEISAPNMQGETNFKSAIEDVEGILGTTIENADEPEEETNEQS; encoded by the exons GTACAAGATGATATCCGCCAGCTCCGAGATAGAATTAATCATGGGGACGGGGGCAGTATTAACATCAAGGATCTGGAAAGTGCCCTAGCCAAAACTGAAGAAGGCCTACAG atgAAGACAGAACAGGTGATTAACCATTACAACAACAAGGTTCAGACCCTGCCCACAGCTCTCAGCACCAGGTTTGACCCTGGAATGGTGGCTATGGAGCAAACCTGGGACCTCAAAACCAAGGCCAAGTCAGAGATGAAGAGAGTTCAGGATCAGCAATACCTTGCCAG GGAGAAGCTAAGACAGCCACAACCTCCAGGGTCATTGTTACCAAAACGACAACAGGTCCAGGTTTCAGGACCGTCACCAGGGCAACAG ACAAAACACATGTTAACACTAAGAGCTGTGCTGAACCCAATGCATGGACAAAACCGACAATCTCTCAACGACAACTTTGGTATCCAACTTCCTCTTATACCACAGCGTGTAGAAAACAAG AATATCCCACGACCGATTATAGGAACCACAGTAGAACCACTGGCAGTTTTACCACGAGCCAATAGGGTAGACCCACAG ATTGCCCCTCCCCCTATATCTGAAGACGATGCTAGGAAAGGTATCCTGAGTTTACTTGAGAGGGGTTTGATCCCACCCGCAGCAGAGCTAACCTTAGACCCTTCACCAGTCCGACACAAGACTGCCCCCCTCCACGACCCACATGTAAAAACTAAAGCACCTCAGCCAG AAATGTCGCATAGCCTAGCAGGAGTAAAATTAGACATAACGCCAACAAAGAAAGCAGAAATTGATGATAATGTGACGCGGATACCCATAGTCCCTCCGCACCCATTGTCTGCCCATAGTACGGAGACCAGGACCCCCTCGGCGAAGACTAGAGCTACCTCTGCCTCTATGCCACAAATAAAGACACCAGCCACCCTTAAAACCTTTGATCTTCCACTTCAGCCGATG CCGACAACATTGCCATCCCCTTCGCCTGATCAGTCTGATGGCCATAGCCCAATAAATAATGCTGCCATTAGGTCGGCGTCATCAAAGCGAGGCTATCGATTTCTCTTTAGT CCACCACCTACAACCCCCGCTAGTGGTGACATCAAACACCTTACCCACAGGTTCGCCATCCAGAATGGAAAAATACGGGACACGTCTGCCGAGTTTTTGTCTTTCAAACAGCACTATTGTCTGACCTGGGGAAG tattgtatcgATGATCAAACACCTGGAGAAGATGACACAAGAATTCAGTGTTCCTATTGCCTTCATCAATGGAGACAA ACTTGCTGACCTATCTCTGGAGTTTGAGTTGGAGAAAGCTCCAAGTTTAGATGATCTATTGGCTGTCATTGTCAATCGAGAGGATGTGGAGGTCATCATGAACCGACCC gGGAGACGATATAAGGGGCCTAATGGGAAAAATGTGGCAGCAACTCGTATCCAGTCATCTTGGAGGATGTTCCGGGATCGTTCTGAGTACCTCGAATATCGTAAGAAGAAGTGGGCAGCAGGTGTTATTGCCATTTCTTGGATCATGAACATAAAGATGTCACAGGTCAAACAGAAACTCAAACAGAGTCGAGAAGATCAACTGGAGGCATTCAGGCGTAGGGCAAAG AAATTTGCAATGTCCTGGGACAGAATTAAGCAGTCTAAGCGAGTGATTATCCATGTGTCCTCCCTAGGACTGTCTCAGAACATTAGAGACACCATCCACGAGTTTGGGATTCGACAGAACACACAGATGGCCCGACTCTGTGATATTCGGG ACCCCAATGTGGATGTAATATTCATCTCGCCGGTACCCCTCAGTGAGGAAACCCTCCAATACTACAGCAAACTGCTGGGCCTGAAGGCAGCCATCGACTCCGGAAATGTCGAGGACCAGTGTGTCATGTCTGAGCGGTATCGCATCATCACTCCAGACGCTATCAAGAGCTTCCCA ACCCATAGGATGTGTCTGTCCACACTCCTCAAGTACAGTCCACGCACCATTAAACGTATAAAAAACTTGATAAAGGGGCGTGAGGCATATATGGTGTCAGGTGTGCCCCACAGTGATGATCTGGCTGTGGCTGATGAGCTGGACGTACCAATCCTGTCACCGGAGCCGGAGGTGGCACACCTATACTCCACTAAGTCTGGCTGTAAGAGGATCTTTGCCAGTGCTAATGTAGACCTTCCTCCCAGTGAATACGATGTGTATAGCCTAGGACAG TTACATGAATGTCTGGCCCAACTAGTTACGGAAAACCTCATGGTGAAGCGCTGGCTATTTAAGCTTGATGATGAGTTTGACGGACGTGGCATTGCATATTGTGATGTGACAGAACACCTGCAGTGTTACCCATGGGCGCTTAAGGAGTCACGGCGGTATGGGGAGAAGTGGAATAAAAAGTGGGCACAG GAAGCAGCTTATATTAAAATCCATGCAGAAATTGCAGATGTATTACATGCAAATGCCAAACCAGTCCAAACAAGTATTTATGGGACCTGGGATACATTCTTAGAGGCCTTTCTCAGTCAAG GTGGAGTGATTGAGGCATGCCCGCCCTCAGAGAGCATCACAACATTAACGGTGGACATGATGATTGAGCCAAACGGTAAATACAACATTGTGAGTTGTGGTGACCAGATCCACGCCGAGACACCCTTCAGTTGTTGGGGTGTATCAGTACCTCAGTCCTCTGTAGAACCGGATGTACTCAACGTCGCCTGTAAAAAAATTGCAGAGGCCTGCAAAACTAGGGGTATTCTGGGATACTTCTCCGTCGACTTTGTGACATTTATAGATCCTAAAACT ATGGATCAACGACTGTGGGCGTTAGATCTAAGTCTACATTACAGCGACAGCCTGGCCATGTTCCAGCTCATGTCTTATGTCAGTAATGGTGTCCTTGATCCAGTCAAGCATGTCCTCAATGTTCCGATGAATAAGCAAGAGAAACGCCAGAGGAGGCGACGACTTGCTGGCCAGGAAGAGGAG CAAGAGCCTAACACAAGTCGGTTTGGAGTGATGAGTACCCGCCTGTTACACACAAACTTGGCCGTCGTCCACTACAGTGTGTTCTTCCAGATGTGTCGGGCTCATGGCATTGGTTACGATATCAAG gaGAAGCAAGGAACAGTATTTACTCTGATTGACAGTTTCAACAGGGAAAGGTTGGGTATGTT AACCATTGGTGACAATCTACAAGGAGCCCTGGCTACATTTGCTAGGAACATGTCGGTGATTCATCAGGAGATCTCCGCACCCAACATGCAGGGTGAAACCAACTTTAAG AGTGCAATAGAAGATGTTGAGGGAATTCTGGGTACAACTATTGAGAATGCAGATGAACCAGAAGAGGAAACAAATGAACAGTCGTGA
- the LOC117335196 gene encoding IQ domain-containing protein H-like isoform X2, with the protein MTEIETRPEEVGQILLKVQDDIRQLRDRINHGDGGSINIKDLESALAKTEEGLQMKTEQVINHYNNKVQTLPTALSTRFDPGMVAMEQTWDLKTKAKSEMKRVQDQQYLAREKLRQPQPPGSLLPKRQQVQVSGPSPGQQTKHMLTLRAVLNPMHGQNRQSLNDNFGIQLPLIPQRVENKNIPRPIIGTTVEPLAVLPRANRVDPQIAPPPISEDDARKGILSLLERGLIPPAAELTLDPSPVRHKTAPLHDPHVKTKAPQPEMSHSLAGVKLDITPTKKAEIDDNVTRIPIVPPHPLSAHSTETRTPSAKTRATSASMPQIKTPATLKTFDLPLQPMELIQSPELNKIIHIPGQSPSTVRPADVTYLPHIKPPPTTPASGDIKHLTHRFAIQNGKIRDTSAEFLSFKQHYCLTWGSIVSMIKHLEKMTQEFSVPIAFINGDKLADLSLEFELEKAPSLDDLLAVIVNREDVEVIMNRPGRRYKGPNGKNVAATRIQSSWRMFRDRSEYLEYRKKKWAAGVIAISWIMNIKMSQVKQKLKQSREDQLEAFRRRAKKFAMSWDRIKQSKRVIIHVSSLGLSQNIRDTIHEFGIRQNTQMARLCDIRDPNVDVIFISPVPLSEETLQYYSKLLGLKAAIDSGNVEDQCVMSERYRIITPDAIKSFPTHRMCLSTLLKYSPRTIKRIKNLIKGREAYMVSGVPHSDDLAVADELDVPILSPEPEVAHLYSTKSGCKRIFASANVDLPPSEYDVYSLGQLHECLAQLVTENLMVKRWLFKLDDEFDGRGIAYCDVTEHLQCYPWALKESRRYGEKWNKKWAQEAAYIKIHAEIADVLHANAKPVQTSIYGTWDTFLEAFLSQGGVIEACPPSESITTLTVDMMIEPNGKYNIVSCGDQIHAETPFSCWGVSVPQSSVEPDVLNVACKKIAEACKTRGILGYFSVDFVTFIDPKTMDQRLWALDLSLHYSDSLAMFQLMSYVSNGVLDPVKHVLNVPMNKQEKRQRRRRLAGQEEEQEPNTSRFGVMSTRLLHTNLAVVHYSVFFQMCRAHGIGYDIKEKQGTVFTLIDSFNRERLGMLTIGDNLQGALATFARNMSVIHQEISAPNMQGETNFKSAIEDVEGILGTTIENADEPEEETNEQS; encoded by the exons GTACAAGATGATATCCGCCAGCTCCGAGATAGAATTAATCATGGGGACGGGGGCAGTATTAACATCAAGGATCTGGAAAGTGCCCTAGCCAAAACTGAAGAAGGCCTACAG atgAAGACAGAACAGGTGATTAACCATTACAACAACAAGGTTCAGACCCTGCCCACAGCTCTCAGCACCAGGTTTGACCCTGGAATGGTGGCTATGGAGCAAACCTGGGACCTCAAAACCAAGGCCAAGTCAGAGATGAAGAGAGTTCAGGATCAGCAATACCTTGCCAG GGAGAAGCTAAGACAGCCACAACCTCCAGGGTCATTGTTACCAAAACGACAACAGGTCCAGGTTTCAGGACCGTCACCAGGGCAACAG ACAAAACACATGTTAACACTAAGAGCTGTGCTGAACCCAATGCATGGACAAAACCGACAATCTCTCAACGACAACTTTGGTATCCAACTTCCTCTTATACCACAGCGTGTAGAAAACAAG AATATCCCACGACCGATTATAGGAACCACAGTAGAACCACTGGCAGTTTTACCACGAGCCAATAGGGTAGACCCACAG ATTGCCCCTCCCCCTATATCTGAAGACGATGCTAGGAAAGGTATCCTGAGTTTACTTGAGAGGGGTTTGATCCCACCCGCAGCAGAGCTAACCTTAGACCCTTCACCAGTCCGACACAAGACTGCCCCCCTCCACGACCCACATGTAAAAACTAAAGCACCTCAGCCAG AAATGTCGCATAGCCTAGCAGGAGTAAAATTAGACATAACGCCAACAAAGAAAGCAGAAATTGATGATAATGTGACGCGGATACCCATAGTCCCTCCGCACCCATTGTCTGCCCATAGTACGGAGACCAGGACCCCCTCGGCGAAGACTAGAGCTACCTCTGCCTCTATGCCACAAATAAAGACACCAGCCACCCTTAAAACCTTTGATCTTCCACTTCAGCCGATG GAGTTGATACAGTCACCAGAGCTCAACAAGATCATCCATATTCCGGGACAGTCTCCCAGTACAGTCAGGCCTGCGGATGTTACCTACCTACCCCATATTAAG CCACCACCTACAACCCCCGCTAGTGGTGACATCAAACACCTTACCCACAGGTTCGCCATCCAGAATGGAAAAATACGGGACACGTCTGCCGAGTTTTTGTCTTTCAAACAGCACTATTGTCTGACCTGGGGAAG tattgtatcgATGATCAAACACCTGGAGAAGATGACACAAGAATTCAGTGTTCCTATTGCCTTCATCAATGGAGACAA ACTTGCTGACCTATCTCTGGAGTTTGAGTTGGAGAAAGCTCCAAGTTTAGATGATCTATTGGCTGTCATTGTCAATCGAGAGGATGTGGAGGTCATCATGAACCGACCC gGGAGACGATATAAGGGGCCTAATGGGAAAAATGTGGCAGCAACTCGTATCCAGTCATCTTGGAGGATGTTCCGGGATCGTTCTGAGTACCTCGAATATCGTAAGAAGAAGTGGGCAGCAGGTGTTATTGCCATTTCTTGGATCATGAACATAAAGATGTCACAGGTCAAACAGAAACTCAAACAGAGTCGAGAAGATCAACTGGAGGCATTCAGGCGTAGGGCAAAG AAATTTGCAATGTCCTGGGACAGAATTAAGCAGTCTAAGCGAGTGATTATCCATGTGTCCTCCCTAGGACTGTCTCAGAACATTAGAGACACCATCCACGAGTTTGGGATTCGACAGAACACACAGATGGCCCGACTCTGTGATATTCGGG ACCCCAATGTGGATGTAATATTCATCTCGCCGGTACCCCTCAGTGAGGAAACCCTCCAATACTACAGCAAACTGCTGGGCCTGAAGGCAGCCATCGACTCCGGAAATGTCGAGGACCAGTGTGTCATGTCTGAGCGGTATCGCATCATCACTCCAGACGCTATCAAGAGCTTCCCA ACCCATAGGATGTGTCTGTCCACACTCCTCAAGTACAGTCCACGCACCATTAAACGTATAAAAAACTTGATAAAGGGGCGTGAGGCATATATGGTGTCAGGTGTGCCCCACAGTGATGATCTGGCTGTGGCTGATGAGCTGGACGTACCAATCCTGTCACCGGAGCCGGAGGTGGCACACCTATACTCCACTAAGTCTGGCTGTAAGAGGATCTTTGCCAGTGCTAATGTAGACCTTCCTCCCAGTGAATACGATGTGTATAGCCTAGGACAG TTACATGAATGTCTGGCCCAACTAGTTACGGAAAACCTCATGGTGAAGCGCTGGCTATTTAAGCTTGATGATGAGTTTGACGGACGTGGCATTGCATATTGTGATGTGACAGAACACCTGCAGTGTTACCCATGGGCGCTTAAGGAGTCACGGCGGTATGGGGAGAAGTGGAATAAAAAGTGGGCACAG GAAGCAGCTTATATTAAAATCCATGCAGAAATTGCAGATGTATTACATGCAAATGCCAAACCAGTCCAAACAAGTATTTATGGGACCTGGGATACATTCTTAGAGGCCTTTCTCAGTCAAG GTGGAGTGATTGAGGCATGCCCGCCCTCAGAGAGCATCACAACATTAACGGTGGACATGATGATTGAGCCAAACGGTAAATACAACATTGTGAGTTGTGGTGACCAGATCCACGCCGAGACACCCTTCAGTTGTTGGGGTGTATCAGTACCTCAGTCCTCTGTAGAACCGGATGTACTCAACGTCGCCTGTAAAAAAATTGCAGAGGCCTGCAAAACTAGGGGTATTCTGGGATACTTCTCCGTCGACTTTGTGACATTTATAGATCCTAAAACT ATGGATCAACGACTGTGGGCGTTAGATCTAAGTCTACATTACAGCGACAGCCTGGCCATGTTCCAGCTCATGTCTTATGTCAGTAATGGTGTCCTTGATCCAGTCAAGCATGTCCTCAATGTTCCGATGAATAAGCAAGAGAAACGCCAGAGGAGGCGACGACTTGCTGGCCAGGAAGAGGAG CAAGAGCCTAACACAAGTCGGTTTGGAGTGATGAGTACCCGCCTGTTACACACAAACTTGGCCGTCGTCCACTACAGTGTGTTCTTCCAGATGTGTCGGGCTCATGGCATTGGTTACGATATCAAG gaGAAGCAAGGAACAGTATTTACTCTGATTGACAGTTTCAACAGGGAAAGGTTGGGTATGTT AACCATTGGTGACAATCTACAAGGAGCCCTGGCTACATTTGCTAGGAACATGTCGGTGATTCATCAGGAGATCTCCGCACCCAACATGCAGGGTGAAACCAACTTTAAG AGTGCAATAGAAGATGTTGAGGGAATTCTGGGTACAACTATTGAGAATGCAGATGAACCAGAAGAGGAAACAAATGAACAGTCGTGA